The Mycolicibacterium flavescens genome has a segment encoding these proteins:
- the lip2_1 gene encoding alpha/beta hydrolase domain-containing protein gives MTQYHLDSDAAERVAAFGPIPPMRQRGLSEVRRAIESAPHPENMPAMADIEDRFVPGTGGSVPIRIYRPTPAGDTPVLVYFHGGGMVLGSNHSFEPLARTLAAHTEAAVVSVDYRLAPEAPAPAQFEDAYAATFYVAANADELGIDSQRLAVVGDSAGGSLAAAVALAARDRSGPSIRCQVLLYPGLDRDMACESIRTMRDAPMLHRDDIDFMHALADQGVTTPPDQYRFPAMATDLTHLPEAIVVTAEYDPIRDWGERYAHRLREAGVQTTLTRYPGIYHGFLMRSDATARGRLAVAEIGALLRAKFANPLPFGRRETDVPMTGHVPSHR, from the coding sequence GTGACGCAGTATCACCTGGACTCAGACGCAGCCGAGCGCGTCGCGGCCTTCGGACCAATTCCTCCGATGCGTCAGCGCGGTCTGTCCGAGGTACGTCGCGCGATCGAATCGGCACCGCACCCCGAGAACATGCCGGCGATGGCCGACATCGAAGACCGGTTCGTGCCGGGGACGGGTGGATCCGTTCCGATCCGGATCTACCGGCCGACCCCCGCCGGGGACACACCCGTTCTGGTGTACTTCCACGGCGGCGGAATGGTGTTGGGCTCCAATCACTCGTTCGAGCCGCTCGCCCGGACACTGGCCGCGCACACCGAGGCCGCCGTGGTTTCGGTGGACTATCGGCTCGCACCCGAAGCCCCGGCGCCGGCCCAGTTCGAGGACGCCTACGCGGCCACCTTCTACGTCGCGGCCAACGCCGACGAGCTCGGGATCGACTCTCAGCGCTTGGCGGTCGTCGGTGACAGTGCAGGCGGCTCGCTGGCGGCGGCGGTCGCGCTCGCCGCGCGGGACCGCAGCGGCCCGTCGATCCGTTGTCAGGTGCTGCTCTACCCGGGCCTGGACCGCGATATGGCCTGCGAGTCGATCCGGACCATGCGCGACGCGCCGATGCTGCACCGCGACGACATCGACTTCATGCACGCGCTCGCGGATCAGGGAGTCACCACACCGCCGGACCAATACCGTTTCCCCGCAATGGCAACCGATCTGACCCATCTCCCAGAGGCCATCGTGGTCACCGCCGAATACGATCCGATCCGCGACTGGGGCGAGCGGTACGCGCATCGGCTGCGCGAGGCCGGAGTACAGACGACGCTGACGCGCTACCCCGGCATCTACCACGGGTTCCTGATGCGCTCGGATGCGACCGCGCGGGGGCGCCTCGCGGTGGCCGAGATCGGTGCGCTGCTGCGCGCCAAGTTCGCCAACCCACTCCCCTTTGGCCGCCGGGAAACTGACGTCCCGATGACCGGACATGTGCCGAGTCACCGGTAG
- a CDS encoding acyl-CoA dehydrogenase domain-containing protein, which yields MTLPRLVPPAAVDAAGTAALRAEVRAFLAEQRAAGAFTPSVDAWLTGWDDDFTKALAAKGYLGMTVPVEYGGHGRSFVERFAVTEELLAAGAPVAAHWIADRQIVPSLLKYGTELQKSEFLPRIVRGECYFGIGMSEPDSGSDLASVRTRAVQVDGGWSLTGTKVWTSGAHHAHAFIALARTAPVDPDNRHAGLSQFIVDLRGPGVDIRPVVSMNGAHHFNEVILDGAFVPDDMVFGEIGAGWRQVTSELAFERSGPERFLSTFVLLKACGERMAAQEIPRDAGVGRLVARIAGLHQMSTAVAGALERHEPADVPAAVVKVLGTTTEGDIADFADTLADGATDPTFDQLISRAVDQRPGFTLRGGTNEVLRGVIARGLGLR from the coding sequence ATGACGCTCCCCCGCTTGGTGCCGCCCGCGGCCGTCGACGCTGCCGGGACCGCGGCCCTGCGAGCCGAGGTCCGCGCTTTCCTCGCCGAGCAGCGCGCCGCGGGCGCCTTCACACCGTCGGTCGACGCCTGGCTGACCGGATGGGACGACGACTTCACGAAAGCACTTGCCGCCAAGGGCTATCTCGGAATGACCGTGCCCGTCGAGTACGGCGGCCACGGGCGCTCGTTCGTCGAACGCTTCGCCGTCACCGAGGAACTCCTCGCTGCGGGTGCACCGGTCGCCGCCCACTGGATCGCCGATCGGCAGATCGTGCCGTCGCTGCTCAAGTACGGCACAGAACTGCAGAAGAGCGAGTTCCTTCCGCGGATCGTGCGTGGCGAGTGCTACTTCGGTATCGGCATGAGCGAACCCGATTCCGGCTCGGACCTCGCCAGCGTGCGCACCAGAGCGGTGCAGGTCGACGGAGGTTGGTCGCTGACGGGAACCAAGGTGTGGACGTCGGGAGCGCATCACGCTCACGCGTTCATCGCGCTGGCCCGCACCGCGCCCGTCGACCCGGACAACCGGCACGCCGGACTGAGTCAGTTCATCGTCGATCTGCGCGGGCCCGGCGTCGACATCCGACCGGTCGTCTCGATGAACGGCGCGCACCACTTCAACGAGGTGATCCTCGACGGCGCCTTCGTGCCCGACGACATGGTGTTCGGCGAGATCGGCGCGGGCTGGCGTCAGGTCACTTCGGAGTTGGCCTTCGAGCGCAGCGGGCCCGAGCGGTTCCTGTCCACCTTCGTCCTACTGAAGGCGTGCGGCGAAAGGATGGCGGCCCAAGAGATTCCGCGCGACGCCGGCGTCGGTCGCCTCGTCGCCAGGATCGCCGGCCTGCACCAGATGTCGACCGCGGTCGCCGGTGCGCTGGAGCGACACGAACCTGCCGACGTGCCCGCGGCGGTGGTCAAGGTGCTCGGCACCACCACCGAAGGCGACATCGCCGACTTCGCGGACACACTGGCCGACGGGGCCACGGATCCGACTTTCGATCAGTTGATTTCGAGAGCCGTGGACCAGCGGCCGGGCTTCACCCTGCGCGGCGGAACCAACGAGGTGTTACGCGGCGTGATCGCGAGAGGGCTGGGGCTGCGATGA
- a CDS encoding short-chain dehydrogenase/reductase SDR yields MEIADKVFVVTGAGNGMGRQVALGLLRRGARIAAVDLDAVGLAGTAKRASTTGVPMSTHVLDVTDGEAVTALPNQVTEAHGQIDGLVNIAGIIHRFAPFSELSPDETDRIMAVNFDATVRMCRAFLPTLLTRPEANITNMSSLSALLPFASQTLYSASKGAVKQFSEALYAELCETNVRVVTLFPGNIDTNLTGNSGVAMLDAGGRKVRSTTVEAAGQKIVDGIAGDEFRVLIGTDALALDILARLSAKRATRLVARQIKSVL; encoded by the coding sequence GTGGAAATCGCCGACAAGGTGTTCGTGGTGACCGGCGCGGGCAACGGTATGGGCAGGCAGGTCGCGCTCGGGCTTTTGCGCCGCGGCGCACGAATTGCGGCAGTTGACCTCGATGCGGTCGGCCTGGCCGGTACGGCGAAACGCGCGAGCACCACCGGCGTACCGATGTCCACGCATGTTCTCGACGTCACCGACGGCGAGGCGGTCACCGCACTACCTAACCAGGTGACGGAGGCGCACGGACAGATCGACGGGCTGGTCAACATCGCCGGCATCATCCACCGGTTCGCGCCCTTTTCCGAGCTGTCCCCAGATGAGACGGACCGCATCATGGCCGTCAACTTCGACGCCACAGTGCGGATGTGCCGCGCCTTCCTGCCGACTCTGCTTACGCGCCCGGAGGCGAACATCACCAACATGTCGAGCCTTTCCGCGTTGTTGCCGTTCGCCAGCCAAACGCTGTACAGCGCAAGTAAGGGCGCGGTGAAACAGTTCAGTGAGGCGTTGTACGCCGAATTGTGCGAGACCAATGTCCGCGTGGTGACGCTATTTCCGGGAAACATCGATACCAACCTGACGGGCAACTCCGGGGTGGCCATGCTCGACGCCGGTGGCAGGAAGGTCCGTTCCACCACTGTCGAAGCCGCGGGCCAGAAGATCGTCGACGGAATCGCCGGTGATGAATTCCGCGTCCTGATCGGCACGGACGCGTTGGCGCTCGACATCTTGGCCCGGCTGTCGGCGAAGCGCGCCACCCGGTTGGTCGCCAGGCAGATCAAGTCGGTTCTGTAA
- the echA8_5 gene encoding enoyl-CoA hydratase, EchA8_5, with amino-acid sequence MSTPLNIAAHGATQTWTIDLPEVGNAITDKGFIAAFEAAVEAANADIDVRAVILTGAGKIFSAGGNVKEMADRTGMFGLDALDQRRAYIDGIQRIPRALGRLEIPLIAAVNGPAVGAGCDLAMMCDIRVASERASFAESFVQIGIIPGDGGTWFLPRAVGYERAAEMTFTGDRIDAATALEWGMVSRVVPHEDLLPQAFALAERITKNPAHALRMAKRLLQESRAGSLDSTLAMAAAMQPLAHRDPEHEQRISRWRTGP; translated from the coding sequence ATGAGCACACCGCTGAACATCGCCGCTCACGGTGCGACACAGACGTGGACCATCGACCTTCCCGAGGTGGGCAACGCCATCACCGACAAGGGCTTCATCGCGGCGTTCGAGGCTGCGGTCGAAGCCGCCAACGCCGACATCGACGTGCGCGCGGTGATCCTGACGGGCGCGGGCAAGATCTTCTCGGCCGGTGGCAACGTCAAGGAGATGGCCGATCGCACCGGAATGTTCGGTCTCGACGCGCTCGATCAGCGGCGTGCCTACATCGACGGGATCCAGCGAATCCCCCGTGCGCTGGGCCGCCTGGAAATTCCGTTGATCGCGGCGGTCAACGGCCCCGCTGTCGGCGCGGGCTGCGACCTGGCCATGATGTGCGACATCCGGGTGGCCTCCGAACGCGCCTCATTCGCCGAGAGCTTCGTGCAGATCGGCATCATCCCGGGCGACGGCGGCACGTGGTTCCTGCCGAGGGCGGTCGGCTACGAACGCGCCGCCGAGATGACCTTCACCGGCGACCGCATCGACGCGGCCACCGCCCTGGAGTGGGGCATGGTCAGTCGCGTGGTACCGCACGAGGACCTGCTTCCGCAGGCGTTCGCGCTGGCCGAGCGGATCACGAAGAATCCGGCGCACGCCCTGCGGATGGCCAAACGTCTGCTGCAGGAGTCGCGAGCCGGCTCGCTCGACTCCACGCTGGCCATGGCCGCGGCCATGCAGCCGCTGGCTCACCGCGACCCGGAGCACGAACAACGCATCAGCCGTTGGCGGACCGGGCCATGA
- the camD gene encoding alcohol dehydrogenase → MFTGRIARFDAPGKPFEIETVDLAEVGPGEILIKVTRTNICGSDLHAWHGTFATRGLGGQLPTVLGHEMVGAVEELGDGVTADSNGAPLEKGSRVVFPYFFPCHRCRNCLAGRRNACLNLAMAMLGRADAPPFFVGGYGDYFLLPAGALVYTVPDAVTDDIASGANCALSQVMYGLERVDQQLGETVVVQGAGALGLYAVAVAKARGAARVIAIDGVSERLGLATAFGADAIIDITTAATAKDRMKMVRDLTDGHGADVVVEVVGHPSAIDEGLKMLGQFGRYVEIGNINIGKTFEFDPSRFVFANKTMVGVSLYEPSVLSRALTFLEQHQHTLPLHRLAAAQYPLDDINEAFAAAEHKRDVRASIVP, encoded by the coding sequence TTGTTCACAGGACGTATCGCACGCTTCGACGCGCCCGGAAAGCCATTCGAGATCGAAACCGTAGACTTGGCAGAGGTCGGCCCCGGCGAGATCCTGATCAAGGTCACCAGGACCAACATCTGCGGATCGGATCTGCACGCATGGCACGGCACCTTCGCCACCCGCGGGCTGGGAGGACAGCTTCCCACGGTGCTCGGTCACGAGATGGTGGGCGCGGTCGAGGAACTCGGTGACGGCGTCACGGCGGACTCCAACGGCGCGCCCCTGGAGAAGGGCAGCCGGGTGGTGTTCCCCTACTTCTTTCCCTGCCACCGGTGCCGAAACTGCCTGGCGGGCAGGCGCAACGCGTGCCTGAATCTCGCGATGGCCATGCTCGGACGCGCCGATGCGCCGCCCTTCTTCGTCGGCGGCTACGGCGACTACTTCCTGCTGCCGGCCGGAGCGCTGGTGTACACCGTGCCCGACGCGGTCACCGACGACATCGCCTCGGGCGCCAACTGCGCGCTGTCGCAAGTGATGTACGGCCTCGAGCGCGTCGACCAGCAACTCGGCGAAACCGTCGTCGTGCAGGGCGCTGGCGCGCTCGGACTGTACGCGGTCGCGGTCGCCAAGGCCCGCGGTGCCGCCCGCGTCATCGCCATCGACGGTGTGTCCGAACGACTGGGGTTGGCAACGGCATTCGGGGCCGACGCCATCATTGACATCACTACGGCCGCGACGGCCAAGGACCGCATGAAGATGGTCCGTGACCTGACCGACGGCCACGGCGCCGACGTGGTGGTCGAGGTGGTCGGTCACCCCTCCGCCATCGACGAGGGCCTCAAGATGCTGGGTCAGTTCGGTCGTTACGTCGAGATCGGCAACATCAACATCGGCAAGACGTTCGAGTTCGACCCGTCACGCTTCGTCTTCGCCAACAAGACGATGGTGGGCGTGTCGCTCTACGAACCGTCGGTGCTCTCCAGAGCGCTGACCTTCCTCGAACAGCACCAGCACACCCTGCCCCTGCACCGGCTGGCCGCAGCGCAGTATCCGCTCGATGACATCAACGAGGCCTTCGCCGCCGCCGAGCACAAGCGCGACGTCCGCGCCAGCATCGTTCCCTGA
- the ifcA_1 gene encoding succinate dehydrogenase/fumarate reductase flavoprotein subunit — MASGSEYDVIVVGFGAAGAAAAIEAADRGARVLVLDRGYGGGATALSGGIVYAGAGTAEQRAGGYDDSVADMRAYLEQEVGDAVSGETLQRFCEQSPDLIEWLKSQGVGFRGGPVSLYKTSYPTDDFYLYYSGNEKAHPYARHARPVPRGHRVVAPGMSSGKVLFEHLARSAKAKGVEFIPLCRVHELIQDDDGRVRGVRYRAMPTNHPDARKHRTLTKLSGKTGTWLPGLVKGAVQRAETLWSDAATDREACAPAVILAAGGFIHNREWMAEHAPEFMTISPLGTPGDDGSGIALGVEAGGMTDKMGNITAWRFLSPPSAFLEGLTVGRDGRRIANEDLYGATHGNVMMREFGGAGWAIYDAPTWRKVKTQIREQTQLFQRLQLIYLFTIGHRKASTIEGIAGKNGIDPTGLRRTVNDYNRGIADGAGDPAHKERDLCPPLATPPFFSINISADSSMFYPIPGLTLGGLVVDERTGEVAHHGGGTVPGLYAAGRNAIGICSNSYVSGLSIADCIFSGRRAGAHASATLRSASSDRDPL; from the coding sequence ATGGCATCTGGATCTGAGTACGACGTCATCGTTGTCGGGTTCGGCGCTGCCGGTGCCGCCGCGGCCATCGAGGCTGCCGACCGCGGGGCCCGCGTCCTCGTGCTCGATCGGGGGTACGGCGGCGGAGCGACCGCGTTATCGGGTGGGATCGTCTACGCCGGCGCAGGTACGGCTGAACAGCGGGCCGGCGGATACGACGACAGCGTCGCCGACATGCGGGCCTATCTCGAACAAGAGGTGGGCGACGCCGTCAGCGGCGAAACCCTCCAGAGGTTCTGCGAGCAGAGCCCGGACCTGATCGAATGGCTCAAGAGCCAAGGCGTTGGGTTCCGCGGTGGTCCGGTGTCGTTGTATAAGACGTCCTATCCGACCGACGACTTCTACCTGTACTACTCCGGCAACGAGAAAGCCCATCCCTACGCGCGGCACGCGCGGCCGGTGCCGCGCGGGCACCGCGTGGTGGCACCGGGTATGAGCTCGGGCAAGGTGTTGTTCGAGCACCTTGCCCGCTCGGCGAAAGCCAAAGGCGTTGAGTTCATTCCGTTGTGCCGAGTGCACGAACTCATACAGGACGACGACGGCCGGGTCCGCGGGGTCCGCTACCGCGCGATGCCGACGAACCATCCCGACGCGCGCAAACACCGGACACTCACCAAACTCAGCGGAAAGACCGGCACCTGGCTGCCCGGGCTGGTCAAGGGTGCGGTCCAGCGCGCCGAGACACTGTGGTCCGACGCCGCCACCGACCGCGAAGCATGCGCCCCCGCAGTGATATTGGCGGCCGGCGGTTTCATCCACAACCGCGAGTGGATGGCCGAACATGCGCCGGAATTCATGACGATCTCGCCGCTCGGCACCCCCGGTGATGACGGCTCGGGTATTGCCCTGGGAGTCGAAGCCGGCGGCATGACCGACAAGATGGGCAACATCACGGCCTGGCGCTTCCTGTCCCCGCCGAGCGCATTCCTCGAAGGCCTCACCGTGGGCCGGGACGGCCGGCGCATCGCCAACGAAGACCTTTACGGCGCAACGCACGGCAATGTGATGATGCGCGAGTTCGGGGGCGCCGGCTGGGCCATTTACGACGCCCCGACCTGGCGGAAAGTAAAGACCCAGATCAGGGAGCAGACACAGCTCTTCCAACGCCTGCAGCTGATCTATCTGTTCACGATCGGACACCGCAAGGCGTCGACGATCGAGGGCATCGCCGGCAAGAACGGGATCGATCCCACGGGTCTGCGCCGCACCGTCAACGACTACAACCGCGGCATCGCCGACGGCGCAGGCGATCCCGCACACAAGGAGCGCGACCTGTGTCCGCCGCTGGCGACTCCGCCGTTCTTCTCGATCAACATCTCCGCGGACTCGTCGATGTTCTATCCGATCCCCGGGCTGACACTCGGCGGCCTCGTCGTCGACGAACGCACCGGCGAGGTCGCCCATCATGGCGGCGGGACGGTGCCCGGCCTCTATGCGGCGGGCCGCAACGCGATCGGTATCTGCTCCAACAGCTACGTCAGCGGGCTGTCCATCGCGGACTGCATCTTCAGCGGACGACGCGCAGGAGCACACGCGTCGGCCACACTCCGGTCGGCCTCGAGCGACCGGGATCCACTGTGA
- a CDS encoding acyl-CoA dehydrogenase codes for MSASETAPTGVDPALVQMMEAVFAEHRDAHPPARTVERDTGLWRRLDDLGLIRLTGAEESGGSGAGWFEAAELLAAAARNAVRIPLAEHDLLACWLLDANGMDSDGAVRTACLLGDDGTAGGVPWAARSDRVVVVWRDGHKHRIADVEASTLAITPGTNLIGEPRDCVVADIATLDGVAVSSDLVAELWLKSALVRAVQVCAALDTIVASSVEHAASRVQFGRPLSRFQAVQHLIADLAAEAALARAATEAALTTAVTSNWSADNLHFRIAAARSCVGHATSVVVRNAHQVHGAIGTTYEHRLHEFTRAALAWRSEFGTVRYWDEQVLDATVAAGAEMWSLIAE; via the coding sequence ATGAGCGCCTCTGAGACCGCGCCGACGGGTGTCGATCCCGCCCTGGTGCAGATGATGGAGGCAGTTTTCGCCGAGCACCGCGACGCCCACCCACCGGCGCGGACCGTCGAGCGGGACACCGGGTTGTGGCGTCGCCTCGACGACCTGGGGCTGATCCGACTGACCGGCGCCGAAGAGTCCGGCGGCAGCGGGGCGGGGTGGTTTGAGGCCGCCGAGCTGCTTGCTGCCGCGGCCCGCAACGCGGTGCGAATCCCGTTGGCCGAACACGACCTTCTGGCCTGCTGGCTGCTCGATGCCAATGGGATGGACAGCGACGGCGCGGTGCGGACAGCGTGCCTGCTCGGTGACGACGGAACTGCCGGCGGTGTCCCCTGGGCCGCACGCAGCGACCGGGTGGTCGTCGTGTGGCGTGACGGCCACAAGCACCGCATCGCCGACGTCGAGGCCTCGACACTAGCGATCACCCCCGGAACCAACTTGATCGGCGAGCCACGCGACTGCGTCGTTGCCGACATCGCCACGCTCGACGGGGTGGCGGTGTCTTCGGACCTGGTGGCCGAGCTGTGGCTGAAATCGGCACTGGTGCGGGCGGTCCAGGTATGTGCGGCGCTCGACACGATCGTCGCGTCGTCGGTCGAACACGCCGCGTCGCGGGTGCAGTTCGGCCGGCCCTTGTCCCGCTTCCAAGCGGTCCAGCATCTGATCGCGGACCTGGCCGCCGAAGCCGCGCTGGCCCGCGCGGCCACCGAAGCCGCGCTGACGACGGCGGTCACCAGCAACTGGTCGGCGGACAACCTGCACTTCCGCATCGCGGCGGCACGGTCCTGTGTCGGTCATGCCACTTCGGTCGTGGTGCGCAACGCGCACCAGGTCCATGGCGCCATCGGAACCACCTACGAGCACCGGTTGCACGAGTTCACCCGCGCCGCACTCGCGTGGCGATCCGAGTTCGGAACCGTGCGCTACTGGGATGAACAGGTCCTGGACGCGACCGTCGCGGCCGGAGCGGAGATGTGGAGCCTGATCGCCGAGTGA
- the bdhA_2 gene encoding short-chain dehydrogenase/reductase SDR codes for MDARATFDGGVAVITGAGHGIGAGLARHAAALGMTVVLVDVDASAIAALREELAGSVDLVCDVRDPDALESVAAQVYSDIGPVRLLVNNAGVEQFGYLWDTPVANWDRLVDINVCGVFYGLRAFLPRMIAADEPSWVWNLSSIGGVAAVPLQTPYIMSKHAVLALTECLRLEVELAGHADRIHVQAVLPGAVKSNIFEAAGGVEDGDVGAAEEQRAAMLDIKAEAMDPVEAARVVFEQAASGDFYLLTQPEYVGNAMSERATTLAERRAPVLRTKRRFDPARH; via the coding sequence GTGGACGCGCGGGCGACCTTCGACGGCGGTGTCGCGGTCATCACCGGTGCCGGCCACGGGATAGGCGCGGGCCTGGCTCGCCACGCGGCCGCGTTGGGCATGACCGTCGTGCTGGTCGACGTCGACGCCTCCGCCATCGCGGCGCTCCGCGAGGAGCTTGCTGGCTCGGTGGATCTCGTGTGCGACGTACGCGACCCCGATGCCCTCGAAAGCGTTGCCGCACAGGTGTACTCGGATATCGGGCCGGTGCGGTTGCTGGTCAACAACGCCGGTGTCGAACAGTTCGGCTACCTGTGGGACACCCCCGTCGCCAACTGGGATCGACTGGTGGACATCAACGTCTGCGGTGTCTTCTACGGGCTCCGGGCATTTTTACCGCGCATGATCGCCGCCGATGAACCGTCGTGGGTGTGGAACCTCTCGTCCATCGGCGGGGTCGCCGCCGTACCGCTGCAGACCCCCTACATCATGAGCAAACATGCGGTGCTGGCGCTGACCGAGTGCCTGCGTCTGGAGGTGGAGCTGGCCGGGCATGCCGACCGGATCCATGTGCAGGCGGTGCTGCCCGGCGCGGTGAAGTCGAACATCTTCGAGGCCGCCGGTGGAGTCGAGGACGGCGATGTGGGGGCGGCCGAAGAGCAGCGGGCGGCGATGCTCGACATCAAGGCCGAGGCAATGGATCCCGTCGAGGCAGCACGGGTGGTGTTCGAACAGGCTGCCTCGGGCGATTTCTACTTGCTGACCCAACCCGAGTACGTCGGCAATGCGATGTCCGAGCGGGCCACCACCCTGGCAGAGCGCCGCGCTCCGGTGTTGCGCACCAAACGCCGATTCGACCCTGCCCGACATTGA
- the kshA_2 gene encoding Rieske (2Fe-2S) domain-containing protein — protein MTMDTDIEVRQIEAEAAPSRFARGWHCLGLVREFGDGKPHQVYAFGKKLVVFRGGDGRLNVLDGYCRHMGGDLSQGEVKGDEIACPFHDWRWGGDGRCKKVPYSKRVPRLTRTATWTTLEQDGMLFIWNDPEGNPPPLEVTIPRIEGATSDDWTDWHWYTTVVNTNCREIIDNVVDMAHFFYIHGSLPTHFKNIFEGHVATQYMNSAGRPDLGEPGPTQMLGTTSVASYFGPSFMIDDLTYHYTDVDHKTVLINCHYPIDQDSFVLQYGIIVKKSETLPDDLAMQTAIGLGDFVKMGFEQDVAIWKNKARIDNPLLCEEDGPVYQLRRWYEQFYVDVAEVTPDMVDRFEYEIDTTRPREEWMKIVEANIAARDAVTSAG, from the coding sequence ATGACGATGGACACCGACATCGAGGTCCGCCAGATCGAGGCCGAGGCCGCGCCGTCGCGGTTCGCCCGGGGCTGGCACTGCCTAGGTCTGGTCAGAGAGTTCGGTGACGGTAAGCCGCACCAGGTCTACGCATTCGGCAAGAAGCTGGTGGTGTTCCGCGGCGGCGACGGCCGCCTCAACGTCCTCGACGGGTACTGCCGCCACATGGGCGGCGACCTGAGCCAGGGCGAGGTCAAGGGCGACGAGATCGCGTGCCCGTTCCACGACTGGCGCTGGGGCGGTGACGGTCGGTGCAAGAAGGTGCCCTACAGCAAGCGAGTGCCGCGGCTGACCCGCACCGCGACCTGGACCACGCTCGAACAGGACGGCATGCTGTTCATCTGGAACGACCCGGAGGGCAACCCCCCGCCGCTGGAGGTCACGATCCCGCGCATCGAGGGCGCCACAAGCGATGACTGGACCGACTGGCACTGGTACACGACCGTGGTCAACACGAACTGCCGCGAGATCATCGACAACGTCGTCGACATGGCCCACTTCTTCTACATCCACGGCTCGCTGCCGACGCACTTCAAGAACATTTTCGAAGGCCATGTCGCGACCCAGTACATGAACAGCGCGGGCCGGCCCGATCTCGGCGAGCCGGGGCCGACGCAGATGCTCGGAACCACCTCGGTCGCATCGTATTTCGGGCCGTCCTTCATGATCGACGACCTGACGTATCACTACACCGACGTCGATCACAAGACGGTGCTGATCAACTGCCACTATCCGATCGACCAGGACTCGTTCGTGCTGCAGTACGGGATCATCGTCAAGAAGTCCGAAACATTGCCCGACGACCTCGCGATGCAGACCGCGATCGGTCTCGGCGACTTCGTCAAGATGGGTTTCGAACAGGACGTCGCGATTTGGAAGAACAAGGCCCGCATCGACAATCCGCTCCTGTGCGAGGAGGACGGGCCGGTCTACCAACTGCGTCGCTGGTATGAGCAATTCTATGTCGACGTCGCCGAGGTGACCCCCGACATGGTGGACCGTTTCGAGTACGAGATCGACACCACGCGACCACGCGAGGAGTGGATGAAGATCGTCGAGGCCAACATCGCCGCGCGGGACGCCGTCACGAGCGCGGGATGA